The following are from one region of the Penaeus chinensis breed Huanghai No. 1 chromosome 32, ASM1920278v2, whole genome shotgun sequence genome:
- the LOC125042715 gene encoding 39S ribosomal protein L18, mitochondrial-like, producing the protein MQTSTPILRAFSGLRLGFFRPRYAHSDALSENDLVNPQCVNRNPRNMEMLRLARKPQGWGLDIPSCNYWYKLFLDCTQRHVTARVEHFTGETVVSASTKEWAIKQHLFSTTDINAVRNIGRIIAQRCLQSGISELHTELQKHVDTSEKIKSFMVALEEGGLITREPTTINERSVHPLLAKRRETLPWTVLEEEVLKEEEKKKKKE; encoded by the exons CAGACTTCTACTCCTATTTTACGGGCATTTTCTGGCCTTAGATTAG GATTCTTTAGGCCAAGATATGCACACAGTGATGCCCTGAGTGAGAATGACCTCGTAAACCCCCAATGTGTGAACAGAAATCCTCGAAATATGGAGATGCTGAGGTTGGCAAGGAAGCCCCAAGGCTGGGGCCTCGACATCCCAAGTTGTAATTATTGGTACAA ATTGTTTCTAGACTGTACCCAACGCCACGTAACTGCCCGTGTCGAGCATTTCACTGGTGAGACGGTAGTCTCCGCCTCAACCAAAGAGTGGGCCATCAAGCAGCATCTCTTCTCCACAACAGACATCAACGCTGTCAGGAATATTGGCCGCATCATTGCACAACGATGCCTGCAGTCTGGTATTTCAGAACTTCACACAGAGTTGCAGAAACATGTAGATACATCAGAGAAG aTAAAATCCTTCATGGTGGCCCTAGAAGAAGGAGGCCTAATAACCCGTGAACCTACAACAATAAATGAGAGATCGGTGCACCCGCTGCtggcaaagagaagagaaactctACCCTGGACGGTTCTGGAAGAGGAAGtgctgaaggaagaagagaagaaaaagaagaaagaataa